The Helianthus annuus cultivar XRQ/B chromosome 15, HanXRQr2.0-SUNRISE, whole genome shotgun sequence genomic sequence CACTAAAAACACACGTCTAGACCTCCAACAATACGCAGCTATGGCGTCAGGCGTTTTAATGGTTCTTACTTTTAGTATTTCTTAACGTGTTGGACCCTCCAAATCCCCTTCTCATTAATCAAATTACACACCATATTTCATATATCTCCATAATCCTTCAAAACCCCTTTTAACTCTCATCAATTTATCATCATCAAGTCCTCAATCATCAGGTGAAATCTACTGTTTTGTTTTGAATTCAATCGATCGGTGAAAAGGGTTGATTTGTAATCCGGAGTACTCAGTTGGGTCTCGATCAAAATTGTATTTTGATATCGTTTCTTGAATCTTGAATTCTTGATCTACATGATGAATTTAGTCAATTTACAGAATTCAAATTCAGTCCATCAGTCAAGCAAATTGTCTAAGAAAATACCCTTTTCGGATTGTGATCAGTCTCGATCAGCTTTGGTTGATTTGATCATCTTGATTGTTGTGATCGGTGCTTGTGGGTTCTTGATACACCCCTATATAACGTTGCTGTTATCATTGGTCCAATGGGTTATGGTTAAACATGATGTTATAAGTGGTCCAATTGTTTATGGGCTTTTAGGACTCGGGGTGTTAATCGTGTTGATGGCTATGTTAGCCGTTACATTGTTTGAGAGTCGAAAATGTGGTCAGCCAGGCTGTCGTGGGCTGCGAAAGGCTGTTGAGTTTGATATCAAGATTGAAAAGGAAGATTGTGTTAAGAATTCGAGTTTGGGAAAGAATGGACTTAAGAAGGGGTTGTATGAATTGCCAAGGGATTATGAGAAGGAGTTGGAGGCGGAGTTGAAGAAGATGGCCCCGGTTAATGGTCGTGTGGTTCTTGTTTTTCGAGGCCGGTGCGGGTGTCCGGTTGTTCGAGTTGAGGTTCCGGGTCCTAAGAAGAGTAACAGGAAGATCAAGAAGTAGATATGTGATGATATAGATTCGGTGTATATAGTTTAAGGTTATGGAATAAGGTCATGTTTAAAGAGTTTGGTATATACTTTTGCATATTTTACTTTATggttataatataatataatgcttTTATGTTTGATGCTCTAATATTTCTTTTGTAAATGTTTGTGGTAACGTTTTTTATTTGTTGAATCGTTTAGTTTATTTTTGTGTGAGCATAGTTGAACTCAAATTTAATAATTCAATCCGATAAACAGTTctaagggtggagggtatagtcaATCACCCTAGAGTGAAATCATACCTAATAATATTATgccatgtcaattccccatttTACACTCAATCACTAGGTATGGTCAAACACccctcaattaaaaaaaaaaaaaaaaaaaaaaaaaaaaaaaaaaacttgattggtctctcctctctctctcctctcctctcaaCACAATCGGTAAACACTCACCGAAATACCCACCCTCTCTCCTCCTCACTGAATACCCACAAACACACGGTATAGTCACCGATTGGTGACATACCCTCCCCGCACAAGTACCCGAGGATTATACCCTCTACCCTAAGTTTCTGAAAATAACTCATTAATAACGTATGTTAGGGTTGGACCATTAGTTAGCCCATTAGTCAAATGGGTCTAGGGTGTTCTTGTCCTACGTTTTTAgtaatctaattttttttttaatcttctatcATTGTTTCAACATGCTCTAGCCGACGATGATACTTGGAATAATAAGAAGCAGGTCCAAGAACTAGCGGACTCAAATATGGACTAACTTGACAAGGGAAAACTTGGCAGAAATGACCCAAACTAACGGGCACAACATGGGCTACAATTGGAGTTACGAGGCCCAAGAGTAGGCAAGCGTCTAAAAATACATAAGATCATTTAAACTTGAGCAAAATGTTTAAATCCTTCCTAAGGTTTGGCACTTTTGCTTGTTTCATCTagaataagattttttttttttttttgtatcccTATCGTTTCATTTCTGTTGTAATTTTTATCCAAACTACTAGCTCAGTTAAAATGTAACATTAACTTatagacgattttggcaattccTAAACCTTatggacgattttgacaatttacccatttgttcttttgtttttgattttttttttcatctttaaataaaaatatttataaatataatatatatatatatatacacacatttatATATACACACTTGTTTTTCTTAATTCTCTTTTTTAcctttaaataaataataataaattaattataatacaTATACATAAACACACGCATTTATAATtatacacacacaacacacatacacacatacacactctctctctctctctctctctctctctctctctctctctctctctctctctctctccctcttctaTCATTCTCTCTTAtccacctccatcaccaccacaaccactacTGCCGCCACAACCTCCTCGTCTATCTTGGCACTTATACCTCATCTACCCTCGTTGATCCGTCATACCAAACATCAATACCATTTGACTATCTTATCGTATCAAACAACcttaaatttattattatttttttatttaagggtaaaaaggaaaaccttaaaaaataagtgtgtgtgtatatatatataaatgtgtcgtagggagccgctaaaatgaaaaccacccacagttgtaagaaccacgagaaccactctccaccaatcataaTTTGCCACATGTGCACTTTTATTTTATATTctaaggggtattttggtcatttgatTCAAATGTCTAATCCACTGTCTCTGTCTTTTGCCTGTCTCTCTATTAGCCTCTTTAAAGACTTTTATCACTCCCCAAAAATGAAAACCTCTCATCTCTTATCTCTCTCTCGAAATTGTTTCAGAACTTTCAAAATCCATCATCTCTCTCTCATCTTCATAAAGAAACCACAAAACCCTCATCCCTCCTCCATAACTTACCCgcaccaccgccaccacaccTCCACACCGGCGACTCCCAAACACCAGACCCACTCCGGCGGCCCCCTCATTTCTCCGACGCCCCCTCATTCTCCGCACCACCTTTCTCTCCTCTGATTTTCTGTTTATACTTAGAGAAAGGGGTCTTGTTGGCGGTGTAGTGGGTTTTTCTCTCCAGCGACTGCCGACAGTTCCGACCACCTACCACCGACCATTTAACCTCCATCATGGCAACCACCTAACTCACCTCTCTGTTACACCACTGCCGGTCAACCACCGTGGGGCTCCGATTAACACCCAAGTTCATAGTTTCTGTTAAATTTCAGTTGACTCGTGAATCCAGGTATGAAAGTTTGTATTTTTTAGTTGTTAAATGAAGATGATTAGTTTTATTTAACTGAATTTTTGAAGATTGTTATGTGGGTATTGAGTTGGTTATTGAAAAAGATGTTGGAGTGTAAAGACGGGTCAGGAGCTTCAACTTAGTTCAAATTAGTCAGACTATTATGATTTTTGTTTGGGATTGATTCATTTCCCTTGTAGAGGGGCAGTGAAACTAGTGGTAAAAGGGTTTGATTTTTTTCGTATAGAGATGTTCTGAAACAAGTAATTTTGGGGCTGTAGGTTGGAATAGCGGCTCGGGTTTCGGTGGGTTTATGATGTTGCAACGGAGGTGTGGCGGTGGGTTCGGTGGGTTTGGTGGTGTGACAGTGGGTTTGGTGGTGTGTCGGTGGTTTTGGTGGTGTGTGGCAGTGGTTAATCGACGGCTCCGATGTTGGGTTTTGAGGCCGACGGCTCCGATGTGTGGTGGGTGGCAGTGGGTTTGGTGGTGTGGCGGTGGGTTTCGTGGGTTTTGATTTGTGTTCTTTTGAATCTGTAGGTTTTGATATGGTCGATTGGGTGGCAACGATGGCACGGCAAGGACGGCTAAGGGTaggttttttgaacctgcaaccccacttttgcagccttttgattatcagataatctgagccaaacccctttttttttcgagatacactttgttttgatgttgttgttttTTATTCCCCCcccccctagtcgatgatgataacgatatatctgagacatctcccgagtttgcgatttctgggtgcgttcgtttttgcgtaaataagtttttgtaaaaagaaaaagttaaaccgtaaactttttaacgtaaaacgtaaaaaacgtaaaacgtaaaacgtaaaaagttttgtgtaaaacgtaaaaagttttacgtaaaacgtaaaatgtaaaacgtaaaaagttttacgtaaaacgtaaaaagtttaacataaaacataaaaacttttacgtaaaacttaaatcgtaaaaagtttaaaaagtttaacgtaaaacgtaaaaagtgtaaaaatcggcgtgttaaaaaaacgtgtaaaaaccggcgcgttaaaaaaacgacgcttgaaaaaacggcgcgttaaaaaaacgacgcttgaaaaaaccgggcgtaaaaacggcgcgttaaaaaaacgtaaaacgtaaaaagtttaacgtaaaacttaaattgtaaaaagtgtaaaaaaatctgaatttaaaaatgcttttaataaaaaaattacgtttaaaaaataaaaagtaatataataatacaaaaaactaataaaaaacaataaagacaaaaagacaaaacagAGTCATTTTACTAAATTAACCTTTTAGAATAAAATATTAAAgaaataataagacaaaaaacatttaatattatttttagttacttttaatctcatccattgattttgaagatctaatggttaggaactggttctcgcggttaTTACAACtgaaggtggttttcattttagcggtccccatgtgtggtatatgtatatgtatatatatatatatattatttataattatatttattgtttttatttaaaaaataaaagaaaaaaattacaaaacaaaAGAATAAACGAGTAGCTTGCCAAAATCATCACTGAGGTTTGagaattgctaaaatcgtccatCAGAGTTAACAATAAAttttaactgagttagtgatttggatgtaAATGGTCAAAGTAATAAAACATCAAGGATgctgttacaaaaaaaaaaacttattttggATGGAACAAGTGAAAGCGCTTAAACCTCGGAAACAAGTTTGGTATTTTACTCTTTATACTTTGTTGGTATATGTAACATAT encodes the following:
- the LOC110911071 gene encoding uncharacterized protein At5g19025, with protein sequence MMNLVNLQNSNSVHQSSKLSKKIPFSDCDQSRSALVDLIILIVVIGACGFLIHPYITLLLSLVQWVMVKHDVISGPIVYGLLGLGVLIVLMAMLAVTLFESRKCGQPGCRGLRKAVEFDIKIEKEDCVKNSSLGKNGLKKGLYELPRDYEKELEAELKKMAPVNGRVVLVFRGRCGCPVVRVEVPGPKKSNRKIKK